Proteins found in one Miscanthus floridulus cultivar M001 chromosome 4, ASM1932011v1, whole genome shotgun sequence genomic segment:
- the LOC136548600 gene encoding uncharacterized protein, with product MGTAHLVSSASAWLLQRACPAPPSSELAPRLLPPSSPRTRNRGPETTRLSSLQFPEPNTASTSHSPVLYLPKEPQAAAIAHATGQPRALPARPCGHRLDLPAGHPCRLAATVTCPACGSGSVSSLLPRGGVSVEDEGGEDSGVRLWLGIAPGPRGGGGGGRWWSPHGSAGGMGGQHGTGSRLGALPAVEWEIQQIDTIRLYAGYICRLTGCYSSALIIEGES from the exons ATGGGCACGGCGCACCTCGTCTCCTCCGCCAGCGCCTGGCTTCTCCAGCGAGCTTGCCCTGCGCCTCCATCCAGCGAGCTCGCCCCGCGCCTCCTTCCCCCGAGCTCCCCCCGT ACCCGAAACCGCGGACCCGAAACCACCCGGTTGTCATCCTTACAATTCCCCGAACCAAACACTGCCTCCACGTCTCATTCCCCCGTCCTCTATCTCCCCAAAGAGCCCCAAGCCGCCGCCATCGCTCATGCTACAGGACAACCCCGTGCGCTGCCCGCTCGCCCGTGTGGACACCGCCTTGATCTCCCAGCGGGACATCCATGCCGTCTTGCCGCCACCGTCACCTGCCCTGCCTGCGGATCCGGCTCGGTTTCCTCGTTGCTTCCTAGGGGAGGCGTCAGCGTGGAGGACGAGGGCGGCGAGGACAGTGGAGTCCGGCTTTGGCTTGGGATTGCGCCTGGGCCtagaggtggtggcggcggcggtcgcTGGTGGTCTCCCCATGGCTCCGCTGGTGGGATGG GCGGGCAGCACGGAACGGGAAGCCGCCTGGGCGCCCTGCCGGCAGTCGAGTGGGAGATCCAACAGATCGACACCATCCGCCTCTACGCGG GTTATATTTGTAGGTTGACAGGTTGCTATTCATCTGCGCTAATTATAGAGGGAGAG AGCTAA